A stretch of the Nitratireductor thuwali genome encodes the following:
- a CDS encoding SRPBCC family protein, with the protein MTDAAAETLSVVVEREVPHPPEKIWRALTQPHLMEEWLMKNDFKPDVGHRFQLSADWGSVDGRVQTAEPNKTLSYTWDTKALRSVITWTLTPTSTGTRLRMEQRGFRPDQQPYYRGAKAGWPRFFAALEQVLERMD; encoded by the coding sequence ATGACCGATGCCGCGGCCGAAACGCTCTCCGTCGTTGTCGAACGGGAAGTACCCCATCCGCCGGAAAAGATCTGGCGCGCGCTCACCCAGCCGCACCTGATGGAGGAATGGCTGATGAAGAACGATTTCAAGCCGGATGTAGGCCACAGGTTCCAACTCAGCGCGGACTGGGGTTCCGTGGACGGGCGGGTCCAGACAGCCGAGCCGAACAAGACACTGTCCTACACGTGGGATACCAAGGCTCTCAGAAGCGTCATCACATGGACCCTCACGCCGACGAGCACGGGGACCCGGCTGCGCATGGAGCAAAGGGGCTTCAGGCCGGATCAGCAGCCATACTACCGGGGCGCCAAGGCCGGTTGGCCGAGATTCTTCGCGGCCCTGGAGCAGGTTCTGGAGCGCATGGACTGA
- a CDS encoding DsbE family thiol:disulfide interchange protein translates to MSGKERTEAGHPLRRIFVILPLLAFLALSAVFLMQLLSGRDTAVVPSALIGEQAPQTSLPPLEGLALPGLEPADFLGKVSLVNVWGSWCGPCRQEHPLLMELARDDRVRLVGLNYKDRPENARRFLGELGNPYEAIGVDRNGRAAIEWGVYGVPETFLVGPDGTIRYKHVGPFTPQSIQRELMPEIDKALKDAPA, encoded by the coding sequence GTGTCGGGCAAGGAACGGACGGAGGCGGGCCATCCGCTGCGCAGGATCTTCGTGATCCTGCCGCTGTTGGCCTTTCTGGCGTTGTCGGCCGTCTTCCTGATGCAGCTCCTTTCCGGCCGCGACACCGCCGTGGTGCCTTCCGCACTGATCGGCGAGCAAGCCCCGCAGACGAGCCTGCCGCCCCTGGAAGGCCTGGCCCTGCCCGGCCTGGAGCCGGCCGACTTCCTGGGCAAGGTGTCCCTGGTCAATGTGTGGGGCTCCTGGTGCGGTCCCTGCCGACAGGAACACCCGCTGCTCATGGAACTTGCCAGGGACGACAGGGTCCGGCTCGTGGGCCTGAACTACAAGGACAGACCCGAGAATGCCCGCCGCTTCCTGGGCGAACTCGGCAATCCATATGAGGCGATAGGCGTCGACCGCAACGGCCGCGCCGCCATCGAATGGGGCGTCTACGGCGTGCCCGAAACCTTCCTCGTCGGCCCCGACGGCACCATCCGCTATAAGCACGTAGGCCCCTTCACGCCGCAGAGCATCCAACGCGAGCTGATGCCGGAGATCGACAAGGCGCTCAAGGACGCGCCGGCCTAG
- a CDS encoding ArsR/SmtB family transcription factor has translation MPQPHDILFKTLADPTRRAIFERLCRDGDQTVGALTAQAGVSQPAVSKHLGVLKRAGLVRDRHEGRQTHYSAQLDALSPLVDWTNQMGRFWQSRFDDLEDLLQRMDQ, from the coding sequence ATGCCGCAACCCCACGACATCCTTTTCAAGACGCTCGCCGATCCGACGCGGCGGGCGATTTTCGAGCGGCTGTGCCGTGACGGCGATCAGACGGTGGGGGCCCTGACGGCTCAGGCCGGCGTCTCGCAGCCGGCCGTCTCGAAGCATCTGGGTGTCCTGAAAAGGGCAGGGCTGGTGCGCGACCGCCATGAAGGACGACAGACGCACTACAGCGCGCAGCTGGACGCGCTTTCCCCGCTGGTCGACTGGACAAACCAGATGGGCCGGTTCTGGCAAAGCCGGTTCGACGATCTCGAAGATCTGCTCCAAAGGATGGACCAATGA
- a CDS encoding alkaline phosphatase D family protein, producing the protein MKPFAVRTRRQFLTSGSAAVLSVAAGLAMPAISRASSRPQFTHGVQSGDVDTSSGMIWTRTDRPARVQFEVATTESLADARRLPPLDALPESDFAVKRLLTELTPDQEVFYRMTAYDLSDVNAGSEPIIGRFRTAPAGRRNIRFAWSGDTAGQGWGIDETGMKTYATMAGHQPDFFLHSGDTIYADGPMEDEVRLKDGSVWKNAVLIDEKRKVAETLDEFRGQWKYNMMDEHVRALNAVCPTLFQWDDHEVVNNWSASKDLSQDDRYTEKSVPLLTARAARAFHEMTPIRFTPAEPGRVYRKISYGPLLDVFFLDLRSYRGANTDTPQREMSEEARIIGEEQVKWLKRELANSRATWKVIASDMPIGLVVPDGDRIEGIADRGAGQPGGREIEIADLLRYIKNAGIDNTVWFTADVHYTAAHYYNPDKAAFQDFKPFWEFVSGPLHAGTFGPNDLDGTFGPELKYVKAPSEEQGANLPPSAGFQFFGLADIEANSEQMTVRLMDRDNNELYKVTLDPVRSA; encoded by the coding sequence ATGAAGCCTTTTGCAGTGCGTACCCGCCGCCAATTCCTGACGAGCGGCAGCGCCGCCGTTCTTTCGGTCGCCGCCGGCCTTGCCATGCCGGCCATCTCGCGTGCGTCATCACGCCCGCAGTTCACACACGGCGTCCAGTCGGGCGACGTGGACACCAGTTCCGGCATGATCTGGACGCGGACGGACAGGCCGGCGCGGGTGCAGTTCGAGGTGGCGACGACCGAGAGCTTGGCGGACGCGCGCAGGCTGCCACCGCTCGACGCGCTGCCGGAGAGCGATTTCGCGGTCAAGCGGCTCCTGACCGAGCTGACCCCCGACCAGGAGGTTTTCTATCGCATGACGGCCTACGACCTCAGCGACGTCAATGCGGGTTCCGAGCCTATTATCGGCCGGTTCAGGACGGCGCCGGCGGGCCGACGCAATATCCGTTTCGCCTGGTCGGGGGATACGGCCGGCCAGGGCTGGGGCATCGACGAGACGGGGATGAAGACCTATGCCACGATGGCCGGGCATCAGCCGGATTTCTTCCTGCATTCGGGCGACACGATCTATGCGGATGGCCCCATGGAAGACGAGGTGAGGCTGAAGGACGGCAGCGTGTGGAAGAACGCCGTCCTCATCGACGAGAAGCGCAAGGTGGCCGAGACGCTGGACGAGTTTCGCGGCCAGTGGAAATACAACATGATGGACGAGCATGTGCGCGCGCTGAATGCCGTGTGCCCGACCTTGTTCCAGTGGGACGACCACGAGGTGGTCAACAACTGGTCGGCTTCCAAGGATCTTTCGCAGGATGACCGCTATACGGAGAAATCCGTACCGCTGCTGACGGCCCGCGCGGCGCGCGCCTTCCACGAGATGACGCCGATCCGCTTCACGCCGGCCGAGCCCGGCCGCGTCTACCGCAAGATCTCCTACGGGCCGCTGCTCGATGTCTTCTTCCTCGATCTGCGCTCCTATCGCGGCGCGAATACCGATACGCCGCAGCGGGAAATGAGCGAGGAAGCCCGCATCATAGGCGAGGAGCAGGTGAAGTGGCTGAAGCGGGAGCTGGCCAATTCCCGGGCAACCTGGAAGGTTATCGCTTCGGACATGCCGATAGGCCTCGTGGTGCCGGACGGCGACAGGATCGAAGGCATCGCCGACCGCGGCGCCGGCCAGCCCGGCGGGCGGGAGATTGAAATCGCCGACCTTCTTCGCTACATAAAGAACGCGGGCATCGACAACACAGTCTGGTTCACGGCCGACGTTCACTACACGGCGGCGCACTACTACAATCCCGACAAAGCGGCCTTCCAGGACTTCAAGCCTTTCTGGGAGTTCGTTTCGGGCCCGCTGCACGCCGGCACCTTCGGCCCCAACGACCTCGACGGCACTTTCGGGCCCGAACTGAAATATGTGAAGGCGCCGAGCGAGGAGCAGGGCGCGAACCTGCCGCCATCGGCCGGTTTCCAATTCTTCGGGCTGGCCGACATCGAAGCGAACAGCGAGCAGATGACGGTGCGGCTGATGGATCGCGACAACAATGAGCTCTATAAGGTAACCCTCGATCCGGTGCGCTCGGCTTAA
- a CDS encoding heme ABC transporter permease: protein MNEPPKPSSLTALANPTRFLSLADRLVPWLGAVSLGILAVGLYLAFAAPEDYQQGITVRIMYIHVPFAWIAMLCYSLMAASALGTLVWKHPLADVSLKAAAPIGAVFTALALFTGSVWGKPMWGTWWVWDARLTSVFVLFLMYLGIVALTRAMDDPARSARAAAILTLVGFINIPIIKFSVDWWNTLHQPASVFRLDGPTIHASLLWPLLVCALGFTLLFLTLHLMGMRAEIWRRRVAAMRRLSARAADLRPAGARAG from the coding sequence ATGAACGAGCCCCCGAAACCTTCAAGCCTGACGGCGCTGGCCAATCCCACCCGCTTTCTGTCGCTGGCCGACCGTCTGGTGCCATGGCTGGGCGCCGTTTCGCTGGGGATACTGGCCGTCGGACTCTATCTCGCTTTTGCCGCGCCCGAGGATTATCAGCAGGGCATCACGGTTCGCATCATGTACATCCATGTCCCGTTCGCGTGGATCGCCATGCTCTGCTATTCGCTGATGGCGGCCTCGGCGCTCGGGACCCTCGTGTGGAAGCACCCGCTGGCCGACGTCTCGCTGAAAGCGGCCGCGCCCATCGGCGCCGTCTTCACCGCGCTGGCGCTGTTCACCGGCTCCGTCTGGGGCAAGCCCATGTGGGGCACATGGTGGGTGTGGGATGCGCGGCTGACGTCGGTCTTTGTGCTTTTCCTGATGTATCTCGGCATCGTCGCGCTGACTCGCGCCATGGACGATCCGGCCCGTTCCGCCCGCGCGGCCGCGATCCTCACGCTGGTCGGCTTCATCAATATCCCGATCATCAAGTTTTCGGTCGATTGGTGGAACACGCTGCACCAGCCGGCCTCCGTGTTCCGCCTCGACGGGCCGACGATCCACGCCAGCCTTCTATGGCCGCTCCTCGTCTGCGCCCTCGGTTTCACGCTGCTTTTCCTGACGCTGCATCTCATGGGCATGCGCGCCGAAATCTGGCGCCGCCGCGTTGCGGCCATGCGCCGGCTTTCCGCCCGCGCGGCAGATCTGCGGCCAGCCGGGGCACGCGCCGGATGA
- the ccmD gene encoding heme exporter protein CcmD, which yields MSHLAYVTAAYLGSALAIAGLALWILLDQRARRRELKELEARGIRRRAQRTDAGS from the coding sequence ATGAGCCATCTCGCCTATGTCACCGCCGCATATCTCGGCTCCGCGCTCGCTATTGCCGGGCTGGCGCTGTGGATCCTGCTCGATCAGCGCGCCCGCAGGCGCGAGCTGAAGGAACTGGAAGCGCGCGGCATACGCCGCCGCGCCCAACGCACGGATGCCGGGTCGTGA
- a CDS encoding DUF1801 domain-containing protein gives MSTSGPRQEKTPSQMIDERIRELGDWRGEMLSRLRALIKQADPEVVEEWKWRGVPVWYHDGMICTGETYKKAVKMTFAKGAALEDPSGLFNASLEGNTRRAIDLHEGDEIDEEALKALVRAAVALNAA, from the coding sequence ATGAGCACCAGCGGGCCTCGACAGGAGAAAACTCCGTCCCAGATGATAGACGAGAGGATCCGGGAGTTGGGCGACTGGCGGGGAGAGATGCTCTCCCGGCTCCGCGCCCTCATCAAGCAGGCCGATCCCGAGGTGGTCGAGGAGTGGAAGTGGAGAGGGGTGCCGGTGTGGTATCATGACGGAATGATCTGCACCGGCGAGACCTACAAGAAGGCCGTGAAGATGACCTTTGCCAAGGGGGCCGCGCTTGAGGATCCTTCCGGCCTCTTCAATGCAAGTCTCGAGGGCAACACCAGGCGGGCGATCGACTTGCACGAAGGAGACGAGATCGACGAGGAGGCGTTGAAGGCTCTTGTCCGGGCGGCCGTGGCGCTGAACGCCGCGTAG
- a CDS encoding LysE family translocator, with translation MDPAFLLTALVVVLIPGTGVIYTLAIALGRGGGASVSAAFGCTLGILPHIAAAILGLAALLHASAVLFQAVKFAGVLYLLWMAWGALREKGLLEAAPDRAQVPHWKIIRRGFLINILNPKLSIFFLAFLPQFVPVDAAVPAVAMGWLGFVFMAMTFVIFIAYGQMAALVRGRVLSSPAVMKWLRRSFAAAFAALGLRLAFSAR, from the coding sequence TTGGACCCGGCATTCCTGCTTACGGCCCTGGTGGTCGTGCTCATTCCCGGGACAGGCGTGATCTATACGCTTGCCATCGCACTGGGGCGCGGCGGCGGGGCTTCGGTTTCGGCGGCCTTCGGCTGCACGCTCGGCATCCTGCCGCACATAGCGGCGGCGATCCTCGGCCTTGCGGCGCTGTTGCATGCCAGCGCCGTGCTCTTCCAGGCGGTCAAGTTCGCCGGCGTGCTCTACCTACTATGGATGGCCTGGGGCGCACTCAGGGAAAAGGGCCTCCTCGAGGCTGCGCCGGACCGCGCGCAGGTGCCGCACTGGAAGATCATCCGCCGCGGCTTCCTGATCAATATCCTCAATCCCAAGCTGTCGATCTTCTTCCTGGCCTTCCTGCCGCAGTTCGTGCCGGTAGACGCGGCCGTTCCGGCCGTCGCCATGGGCTGGCTCGGCTTCGTCTTCATGGCGATGACATTCGTCATCTTCATCGCCTACGGGCAGATGGCAGCTCTCGTGCGCGGCAGGGTGCTGAGCAGCCCGGCCGTCATGAAGTGGCTGCGCCGCAGCTTCGCCGCCGCCTTCGCGGCGCTCGGGCTCAGACTGGCGTTCTCGGCGCGGTGA
- a CDS encoding DUF2332 domain-containing protein — translation MSIRQHFLRQAKACDELGSPFTARLCRLLPSLLDQTAEVGGIVTGWGGNAGADALALRFCGGLHALVLSDRAPALAASYPPNVTNDEELARAIVAATLNELAFLVEFLKRPPQTNEIGRSAMLLPGLLAVGRETAMPIQLCEIGASAGLNLMLDRFHYRYGKTCWGDEAAPVRLAPEIRGKGPPLGGFLDISDRRGCDTAPIDIADAEERLRLRSYIWADQTERLDRLDAALALATQDPPPVETSDAADFVEKMLARRDPSSAFVLFHSIMWQYVPEATQRRIEKCLDTAGNLPGAAPIAWLRMEPVASGAPYATLRLNLWPGGAARDLAHCNYHGRWIEWIER, via the coding sequence ATGAGTATCCGCCAACACTTCCTGAGGCAGGCCAAGGCCTGTGATGAACTCGGATCGCCTTTCACGGCGCGCCTGTGCAGGCTTCTGCCCTCCTTGCTGGATCAGACGGCGGAGGTGGGCGGCATCGTGACCGGGTGGGGCGGGAACGCCGGGGCCGATGCTCTCGCACTGCGTTTCTGCGGCGGATTGCATGCGCTCGTACTTTCGGACCGGGCTCCCGCACTGGCCGCGAGCTATCCGCCCAATGTGACCAACGACGAAGAGTTGGCCCGTGCCATCGTCGCCGCCACCCTCAATGAGCTCGCCTTTCTGGTCGAGTTTCTAAAAAGGCCGCCGCAGACTAATGAGATCGGCCGCTCGGCCATGCTGTTGCCGGGCCTGCTGGCGGTCGGGCGGGAAACGGCCATGCCGATCCAGCTGTGCGAGATCGGGGCGAGCGCCGGCCTTAACCTGATGCTCGACCGCTTTCACTACCGCTACGGCAAGACGTGCTGGGGCGACGAAGCCGCGCCGGTGAGGCTTGCGCCCGAGATACGAGGAAAAGGCCCCCCGCTCGGAGGCTTTCTCGACATCTCGGATCGTCGCGGCTGCGATACGGCGCCGATCGATATTGCGGACGCGGAGGAGCGCCTGCGCCTCAGATCCTATATCTGGGCCGATCAGACGGAGCGGCTTGACCGCCTTGACGCCGCTTTGGCGCTGGCCACCCAGGATCCGCCGCCCGTGGAAACTTCGGACGCTGCGGATTTCGTCGAGAAGATGCTCGCCCGGCGCGACCCTTCATCGGCCTTCGTGCTTTTCCATTCGATCATGTGGCAATATGTGCCTGAAGCCACGCAGAGGCGCATCGAGAAATGCCTCGACACCGCGGGAAACCTCCCTGGCGCGGCACCCATTGCTTGGCTGCGCATGGAGCCCGTTGCCAGCGGCGCTCCCTATGCCACGCTGCGCTTGAACCTTTGGCCGGGCGGCGCAGCGCGCGACCTTGCCCACTGCAACTATCATGGCCGCTGGATCGAATGGATCGAGCGTTAG
- the ccmA gene encoding heme ABC exporter ATP-binding protein CcmA — MPPHAPTIEFAATGLAGERGGEPVFQGLSFRVREGEALTVTGPNGAGKSTLLRVLAGLLPVHEGAVSFKGGGEDFPDARSACHYLGHKNAMKAALSVEENLTFWREFLGHPHLDPWEALDMVGLGDISHLPFGYLSTGQRRRAAIARLLVSYRPVWLLDEPTAGLDKASEAQFAELMGAHLEDGGLIVAATHLPLGLEAAGELKMGEVRA; from the coding sequence TTGCCGCCACATGCCCCCACAATCGAGTTCGCAGCAACAGGACTGGCGGGCGAACGCGGCGGCGAGCCTGTGTTTCAAGGACTTTCCTTCCGGGTGCGCGAAGGCGAGGCGCTGACCGTGACAGGGCCGAATGGCGCTGGCAAGTCCACGCTGTTGAGGGTCCTCGCCGGCCTCCTGCCGGTGCATGAAGGCGCGGTCTCCTTCAAGGGCGGCGGCGAGGATTTTCCCGATGCACGGAGCGCCTGCCATTATCTCGGCCACAAGAACGCGATGAAAGCCGCGCTGAGCGTGGAGGAGAATCTCACCTTCTGGCGCGAGTTCCTGGGCCATCCGCACCTCGACCCGTGGGAGGCGCTCGACATGGTCGGGCTCGGCGACATCTCTCACCTGCCCTTCGGCTATCTGTCCACCGGCCAGCGCCGCCGCGCCGCGATCGCCCGGCTGCTCGTCAGCTACCGCCCCGTCTGGCTGCTCGACGAGCCCACCGCCGGCCTCGACAAGGCATCCGAAGCGCAATTCGCGGAACTGATGGGCGCGCATCTGGAGGATGGCGGGCTGATCGTGGCGGCGACGCATTTGCCGCTGGGGCTCGAGGCTGCGGGGGAGTTGAAGATGGGGGAGGTGCGGGCATGA
- the ccmB gene encoding heme exporter protein CcmB, translating to MLALYLRETRLGVRAGSGALTGILFFLAVIAVIPFGIGPDLNLLARIGPAILWIGALLASLLGLERLFQADREDGSLDLLIASDRRHMLAVTVFVKCLAHWTANILPLVAVSPLLGLFMNVPPLGIGAATLTLLVGTPAIPFIGAVGAALAVSLPRGGLLVSVLVLPLTVPVLIFGVSAVRGAVADPDPFLPAFLILAALTLFFGVIGPLAAALALRWSGD from the coding sequence ATGCTAGCCCTCTACCTTCGCGAAACGCGCCTCGGCGTACGCGCCGGAAGCGGTGCCCTGACCGGCATCCTGTTCTTCCTCGCCGTCATCGCCGTCATCCCCTTCGGCATCGGCCCCGATCTCAACCTTCTGGCGCGGATCGGCCCGGCGATCCTGTGGATCGGCGCGCTGCTGGCAAGCCTGCTCGGCCTCGAGCGCCTGTTCCAGGCCGACCGCGAGGACGGCTCGCTCGACCTGCTCATTGCGTCGGACCGCCGCCACATGCTTGCAGTCACCGTCTTCGTCAAATGCCTGGCCCACTGGACGGCCAATATATTGCCGCTGGTCGCCGTCTCTCCATTGCTCGGCCTTTTCATGAATGTCCCGCCGCTCGGAATAGGGGCCGCCACGCTGACCCTTCTGGTGGGCACGCCGGCCATTCCCTTCATCGGCGCCGTCGGTGCGGCGCTCGCCGTCTCGCTCCCGCGCGGCGGCCTCCTGGTCTCGGTGCTGGTCCTGCCGCTGACGGTACCGGTGCTGATTTTCGGCGTGTCGGCCGTGCGCGGGGCCGTTGCCGATCCGGACCCTTTTCTGCCGGCCTTCCTCATTCTCGCCGCGCTTACGCTCTTCTTTGGCGTAATCGGCCCCCTGGCCGCCGCCTTGGCCCTGCGCTGGAGCGGCGACTGA
- the typA gene encoding translational GTPase TypA: MNLRNIAIIAHVDHGKTTLVDELMKQSGSFRENQRVAERAMDSTDLEKERGITILAKATSVDWKDTRINIVDTPGHADFGGEVERILSMVDSAIVLVDAAEGPMPQTKFVVGKALKVGLKPIVVINKIDRPDARHVEVVNEVFDLFAALDATDEQLDFPILYGSGRDGWVSENPEGPKDQGLAPLFDLVIKHVPAPTVHPGPFRMIGTILEANPFLGRIITGRVESGSVKPNQAVKVLHHDGTLLETGRVSKILAFRGLERQPIDEAQAGDIVAIAGLSKGTVADTFCDPSVSEPLSAQPIDPPTVTMSFIVNDSPLAGTEGDKVTSRVIRDRLLKEAEGNVALKIEEADDKDSFYVSGRGELQLAVLIETMRREGFELAVSRPRVVMHKDDSGQLLEPIEEVVIDVDEEHAGVVVQKMSERKAEMVELKPSGGNRQRLVFHAPTRGLIGYQSELLTDTRGTAVMNRLFHEYQPYKGELPGRVNGVLISNDSGEAVAYALFNLEDRGPMVIDAGTKVYQGMIIGIHSRDNDLEVNVLKGKKLTNVRASGKDDAVKLTPPIRMTLERALSWIQDDELVEVTPKSIRLRKLYLDPNERKRFEKQRAGAA; the protein is encoded by the coding sequence ATGAACCTGCGCAATATTGCGATCATCGCCCACGTTGACCATGGGAAGACCACGCTCGTCGACGAGCTGATGAAACAGTCCGGCTCGTTCCGCGAGAACCAGCGCGTCGCCGAACGCGCCATGGATTCGACCGATCTGGAAAAGGAACGCGGCATCACCATTCTGGCCAAGGCGACCTCGGTCGACTGGAAGGATACCCGCATCAACATCGTCGATACGCCCGGCCACGCCGATTTTGGCGGCGAGGTGGAGCGCATCCTGTCGATGGTGGATAGCGCCATCGTGCTGGTCGATGCCGCCGAAGGCCCCATGCCGCAGACGAAATTCGTCGTCGGCAAGGCGCTGAAGGTCGGGCTGAAGCCCATCGTCGTCATAAACAAGATCGACCGCCCCGACGCGCGCCATGTCGAGGTGGTCAACGAGGTGTTCGACCTTTTCGCCGCGCTGGACGCGACCGACGAGCAGCTCGATTTCCCGATCCTCTACGGCTCCGGCCGGGACGGCTGGGTTTCGGAAAATCCCGAGGGGCCGAAGGACCAGGGCCTGGCGCCGCTGTTCGATCTGGTGATCAAGCATGTGCCGGCGCCGACGGTCCATCCCGGCCCGTTCCGCATGATCGGCACGATCCTGGAAGCCAATCCGTTTCTCGGGCGGATCATCACGGGCCGCGTCGAATCCGGCTCCGTCAAGCCGAACCAGGCGGTGAAGGTGCTGCATCATGACGGCACGCTGCTGGAGACCGGCCGCGTTTCGAAGATCCTGGCCTTCCGCGGACTGGAGCGTCAGCCGATCGACGAGGCGCAGGCGGGCGACATCGTCGCCATTGCCGGCCTTTCGAAGGGCACGGTCGCCGACACGTTCTGCGATCCGTCGGTGAGCGAGCCGCTCAGCGCGCAGCCGATCGATCCGCCGACGGTGACCATGTCCTTCATCGTCAACGATTCGCCGCTGGCCGGTACCGAGGGCGACAAGGTGACGAGCCGCGTCATCCGCGACCGTCTCCTGAAGGAGGCCGAGGGCAATGTCGCGCTGAAGATCGAGGAAGCCGACGACAAGGATTCCTTCTACGTCTCGGGCCGCGGCGAGTTGCAACTGGCGGTGCTGATCGAGACGATGCGGCGCGAGGGCTTCGAACTGGCCGTTTCGCGCCCGCGCGTGGTCATGCACAAGGATGACAGCGGCCAGCTTCTGGAGCCCATCGAGGAAGTGGTCATCGACGTCGACGAAGAGCATGCGGGCGTCGTCGTGCAGAAGATGTCGGAGCGCAAGGCCGAGATGGTGGAGCTGAAGCCTTCGGGCGGCAACCGCCAGAGGCTGGTCTTCCATGCGCCGACGCGTGGCCTGATCGGCTATCAGTCGGAGCTTCTGACCGATACGCGCGGCACGGCGGTGATGAACCGCCTGTTCCACGAGTACCAGCCCTACAAGGGCGAATTGCCGGGCCGGGTGAACGGCGTGCTGATTTCAAACGACAGCGGCGAGGCGGTCGCCTACGCGCTGTTCAACCTGGAAGACCGCGGGCCGATGGTCATCGACGCCGGCACCAAGGTCTATCAGGGTATGATCATCGGCATCCACTCCCGCGACAACGACCTGGAAGTGAACGTGCTCAAGGGCAAGAAGCTGACCAACGTCCGGGCTTCGGGCAAGGACGACGCCGTCAAGCTCACCCCGCCGATCCGCATGACGCTGGAGCGGGCGCTTTCGTGGATCCAGGACGACGAGCTGGTGGAGGTGACGCCCAAGTCCATCCGCCTGCGCAAGCTCTATCTCGATCCGAACGAGCGCAAGCGCTTCGAAAAGCAGCGGGCGGGGGCCGCGTAA
- a CDS encoding DUF1801 domain-containing protein — MNDKEAPRKRAKATKPATKSEPGKPVLLSGGNPQIAKGYGDAPVQAYIAAMPGWKSDVGRRLDAIITRTVPGVSKAVKWNSPFYGIEDEGWFLSFHCFTKYIKVTFFRGTSLRPVPPGKSKHPEVRYLDIYEGQLDEEQFADWVKQASQLPGERM, encoded by the coding sequence ATGAACGACAAGGAGGCACCCAGGAAGCGGGCGAAGGCGACAAAGCCCGCCACCAAATCGGAACCCGGCAAGCCCGTCCTCCTCTCGGGCGGCAATCCCCAGATCGCGAAGGGCTATGGCGATGCCCCCGTGCAGGCCTATATCGCGGCGATGCCGGGCTGGAAAAGCGATGTCGGGCGCCGCCTCGACGCAATCATCACGCGCACCGTTCCCGGCGTGAGCAAGGCGGTCAAATGGAACTCACCCTTCTATGGCATTGAAGACGAGGGCTGGTTCCTCAGCTTTCACTGCTTCACGAAGTATATCAAGGTGACCTTCTTCCGCGGCACGTCGCTGCGGCCTGTGCCGCCCGGAAAGTCCAAACACCCGGAAGTGCGCTATCTCGACATTTACGAGGGTCAGCTCGACGAAGAGCAGTTCGCCGATTGGGTGAAGCAAGCCAGCCAGCTGCCGGGCGAACGAATGTGA